AATACAGGCATCAATCTCGCTAGCTTCTACAAATTCACAGGTGCCTCAAAACAATACCGTGCGATCACACAAACAGATGGATCGACCACACCAGAACTAAGGCAACTCAATGGATTTCATTTTTGGGATCTGACCTTGTCGAAAAAATTTTTCCAATCCCTTAGCTTCAGTCTAGGCGCAAAAAATCTATTGAACGTCACATCTGTCAGTAACAATGGAAATACAACTGGAGCACATGCGAGCTCTGATGCAGGTGAAACTTCTATCTCTTATGGCCGCTCCTATTTTATAAAACTGAATTACAATATTTCTAATTAATTATATCATGAATCATAAAATAACCACATTTATACTATCTATACTAATTCTATTCGGAACCTCTGCTTGCGAGGAAGATGAAGCTGTTCCCGTAAAGGTAAACTTCTCCAACTCAGAAGCGGGCATTTCGAAAAGCAGCCCGTCTGTTGACCTGGAAATTTCATTTTCCAGACCAGCAGAAACTAATGGATCGCTTTCTATTAAAATCTCAAGTGAAGTGCTCAACTATGGTGAATCAGAAGATTTTTATACTTCACCATTAGCCACAGAAAATGAAATTGATCTCCCTTATGCGATAGGTGATGAATCCGTTATTGTAGCTGTTATAACTGGTTCTTCTTTAAATATTGAAGAAGATGAATCTATTACGCTTACCGTTTCTGATGAATCCCAAGTGCTTGACTTAGGCGATCAAACAGTACTTACGGTTGTCTTTTCTGAAAACTTCGTAGCACCATCCGGCAAAACTGTACTAGATGCGGGAGGTGCCGAATTTTCGCATCAAGCGTATTTCGATTTGAGCAAAATCAGTCAGACCAAAATAGACAAATACAGCTGGGATTTAGGCTTTTCTTCAGGTGATGATTTTCGTGTGATCATAAATAACGGTGCTCAAATGATGGCTCAAGAAATTGATGCCACTGATCTGACCCTTGTGACGGCAGCTGACACGGTTGGCTTTGGCGCGGCACAAAGTTTTGCCGCTTACAATGGCGATGCTACAGACTGGGTAGATAGCCCGGACGGCGATCTAGATTCCTTGGCGCTCAATAAAGTAGCTGTTGCCAATGAAGACAACAAAGTTTATATAGTGAGCCGTGATGGCGAAAATCGTCATTGGAAAAAAATCCGCGTTTTACAAAACGGGAATGGCTATACACTCCAGTATGCAGACATAGGTGCCACTACCTTTTCAACGGTTGATATAGCCAAAGATGAAACCCACAATTTTTCATTCTTTGATTTGGACAACGGCACAGCAAACGCTGAACCCGCGAAAGAAAGCTGGGATTTCATGTATGGTTCGTTTACGAATGTGATCAACTACGGGTACTTTCTTCCTTATGCTTACAATGATTTTATCATCATCAATAGATATGACACAGAAGCTGTAGAAGTCCTAATAAGCGATGTCGTTTCTTATGAATCCTTCAGCTTGGAAGACGCCAAATCACAAACCTTATCTTCAGACCAACATATCATCGGATCCAACTGGAGAAATGGCGGTGGCCCTAACTCAGAACCTTCACTGAAAGAAGACAGATTCTATGTCATCAAGGATTCAGAAGGCAATTATTATAAACTGCAATTTACCAGTATGTATAGTGCTGATAACGGAGAACGTGGATATTCGGGAATTGCATACGAACTACTACAATGAAAAAAATTAGGATTCTGATTTTAGTAACACGAATAGCCCTCGGTGGACTATTCGTTTACGCTGGTGTACAAAAGTTTATTCCTAAACCTCCACGACCGACTACCGAACAAGGGGTGGAACTACCAGACCATGTAGTGAAAATAAAGGCCATGATTGGAGGATTGAAAGGTACGGGCTACTTCTGGCCTCAGCTAGGAGTGGTTGAAATTGTCTGCGGATTGCTATTGATCAGTCAGCTCTATGCCCTTTTAGGGGCTGTCATACTAGTTCCAATTTCACTCAATATTTTTTTCTTCCATCTTTTTCTTGAACCACATGATGTAGGTGAATTAGTGATGACCGGATTTTACTTTCTTGTTAATCTGGCTCTACTCGCCTATGACTATCCCAAACTCAAATTCGCATTTTTAACTAAGTAATAATTATGAAAAAATTAATGATCACACTTTTGTTCATTTCCACTACAGTGGCGTATGGACAAAAACAAAAAAAAGAAGACATCGCAGCGATTAAGGCGATGTGCGGTTGCTATGACATACGTTTCAACTTCGCAGAGACTTTTGCGCCTGACAAAGACTATGAGTTCCATGAAAACTATACTTCGGGTGCATTAGAATACGTTTTCCCTATTTCAGAAAGTAAAGACAAAATCGTATTGCAGCACTTGTTGGTGATAGGTGACACCATGATAATCAAACATTGGAGACAGGATTGGATCTATGAGAATACTGAATTTTATTCTTTTTATAAAGAAAATTCTTGGAAGTATGAATCCAAATCTCCTGCAGAAGTAAAAGGGCAATGGACTCAAAAAGTGTATCAGGTAGATGATAGCCCGCGCTACGAAGGATCTGCCACATGGGTACATGTAGATGGCAAGCACTACTGGGAAAGTGAAGCTGATGCACCGCTACCTCGAAGAGAATTCAGCAAACGTAAAGACTACAATGTGATGAGAAGAATCAACCGTCAGGAGATCACAGACTACGGCTGGGTACACGAGCAAGACAACGACAAAATCATTCGCGCTGAGGAAGGAGACATTCTTCTTGCCCAGGAAAAGGGGTGGAACACGTACACGAAAACAGATGATAACAAGTGTGAGGTGGCCGAAAAATGGTGGGACAAAAATCAAGCGTATTGGGCAGATGTTCGCACCGTATGGGATGAATTGTTCTCACAAAAGAAAACCGTGGCTATCAACATGAAAGTCGATGATAAGATCATGTTTCAACGGCTGTTTGCTTTGGAAAAGGAAATGATCAATACTCAGGACTACAACTCTGAGCTATCTCAATCAAAAATTAAAGCGGTGATTCAGAAACACCTAAAGAGCGATCAAATGCTTACTTCGCTGAAGTAAATCCAAAGGGCGTCATTCGGCGCCCTACTTTTATCCCTTATCCTATGAAAAAATGTGACCCAAATATCCTTTGCCACGGATCTAATTTCAGTATTACCAACTGTGCCTGCTGTGAGCGAATAGGGCTCTATTATAAGAACCTTCTCATTGGTTATACCCACAAAAGCTTTAGCAAGTTTGTGGAAAATTACTCCAAAATTGATTTTGATGATCATGCCGTCTACTTCCCTGATGAATCGGCCCGAATCATCATAAAGACACCTTGTAAAGACATTCAGGTTAACCTCGATTTTCAAGAGTTTACGGAACTAAAGGATATTCTTCAAGAAAGTGCATTGTTACTAAGTGCCTACGAGTTAATCTAGTATTGAATACCAAAGGTAGTCGGCTCACTTTTCGAATTACTGGGAACCTCGCTGCGCTTGCATGTTTTCAAGCTGACTTGCAAAGTATCCACTTGACCAATTCACCATGCCGATGGCTCTGCCATATTCGGCCTCCAGATTGACTAATTTCATTTCAGCCGCTATCTTTTTGTTTTCACGACTATTTACTAGAAATACAGAACTCTCTCCATTTTGAAACTTTGTTCTTTCACCTTCTAAAAGTCTTTGATAATTTTCAACGATTCTCCGCTGCTCCTCCAACATCTCCAGTAGCACAATGATTTTACCATAGGATTGAAAAACTTTATTAGTTACCATCCGAGATTTGCTGGTTAATTTCAAGCCTCCTTCTTCGAGTTTGATTTTGGCTTGCTTCAATTTAGCGCGTTCTTTTCGAATCAATAATGGGAAGCTGAATTCGAATCCACCCTTGTAGTTATTACTCAGCCCTGCCATGGACTCATCAGAAGAATTGCCACTAGCCATTAGGAAATTGTAATTCAGATTCAATACTGGCTTGATGTTCTCAGCCGCTAGTTTTCTGTCCAATTCTAAAGTCAGCAAATCGGCCTGCATGGCGTTTAGATCTGGGTGATTGGATATCGCAAAATTGACATATTCATCTACTACCAGCACTTCTTGCTTTTGCCAGACAGTATCAGGGTGAGAAGCAAAAATTCGAGTAGAGTCCCAAACAAAGTTCTCCATTTGCAACGCTGCATTCTGATAATTCAATCTCGACTTATTTAATTCGTTCCTCCAGGTTTGTACCTGAATAAGTGACTCCACTGAATCTATCGCAGCCTTATCTCCATTGATGACTGATTCTCTAATCCCGTCGTATCTCTCACTGATCAAGTCC
The sequence above is drawn from the Reichenbachiella sp. genome and encodes:
- a CDS encoding HmuY family protein, producing MNHKITTFILSILILFGTSACEEDEAVPVKVNFSNSEAGISKSSPSVDLEISFSRPAETNGSLSIKISSEVLNYGESEDFYTSPLATENEIDLPYAIGDESVIVAVITGSSLNIEEDESITLTVSDESQVLDLGDQTVLTVVFSENFVAPSGKTVLDAGGAEFSHQAYFDLSKISQTKIDKYSWDLGFSSGDDFRVIINNGAQMMAQEIDATDLTLVTAADTVGFGAAQSFAAYNGDATDWVDSPDGDLDSLALNKVAVANEDNKVYIVSRDGENRHWKKIRVLQNGNGYTLQYADIGATTFSTVDIAKDETHNFSFFDLDNGTANAEPAKESWDFMYGSFTNVINYGYFLPYAYNDFIIINRYDTEAVEVLISDVVSYESFSLEDAKSQTLSSDQHIIGSNWRNGGGPNSEPSLKEDRFYVIKDSEGNYYKLQFTSMYSADNGERGYSGIAYELLQ
- a CDS encoding DoxX family protein translates to MKKIRILILVTRIALGGLFVYAGVQKFIPKPPRPTTEQGVELPDHVVKIKAMIGGLKGTGYFWPQLGVVEIVCGLLLISQLYALLGAVILVPISLNIFFFHLFLEPHDVGELVMTGFYFLVNLALLAYDYPKLKFAFLTK
- a CDS encoding DUF6607 family protein, coding for MKKLMITLLFISTTVAYGQKQKKEDIAAIKAMCGCYDIRFNFAETFAPDKDYEFHENYTSGALEYVFPISESKDKIVLQHLLVIGDTMIIKHWRQDWIYENTEFYSFYKENSWKYESKSPAEVKGQWTQKVYQVDDSPRYEGSATWVHVDGKHYWESEADAPLPRREFSKRKDYNVMRRINRQEITDYGWVHEQDNDKIIRAEEGDILLAQEKGWNTYTKTDDNKCEVAEKWWDKNQAYWADVRTVWDELFSQKKTVAINMKVDDKIMFQRLFALEKEMINTQDYNSELSQSKIKAVIQKHLKSDQMLTSLK
- a CDS encoding DUF6686 family protein, which encodes MKKCDPNILCHGSNFSITNCACCERIGLYYKNLLIGYTHKSFSKFVENYSKIDFDDHAVYFPDESARIIIKTPCKDIQVNLDFQEFTELKDILQESALLLSAYELI
- a CDS encoding TolC family protein yields the protein MNKLLILLALSFWQMPVSAQHDTLRQLSLTEFYGMVRNHHPIAKQAKLILERGEVVVSQARGAFDPKLVSEYQTKQFQGKDYYDVWDSYVKVPTVLNVDLKAGYERNSGQFLNPEHTVPSDGLYYAGVSVPLGQGLIHNSRNINLKKGMAEQQNLTSQANAVYNNLLLDANYVYWNWFETYQKMKVAEESLDLISERYDGIRESVINGDKAAIDSVESLIQVQTWRNELNKSRLNYQNAALQMENFVWDSTRIFASHPDTVWQKQEVLVVDEYVNFAISNHPDLNAMQADLLTLELDRKLAAENIKPVLNLNYNFLMASGNSSDESMAGLSNNYKGGFEFSFPLLIRKERAKLKQAKIKLEEGGLKLTSKSRMVTNKVFQSYGKIIVLLEMLEEQRRIVENYQRLLEGERTKFQNGESSVFLVNSRENKKIAAEMKLVNLEAEYGRAIGMVNWSSGYFASQLENMQAQRGSQ